A stretch of Myxococcus hansupus DNA encodes these proteins:
- a CDS encoding protocatechuate 3,4-dioxygenase, translated as MKSDVMTRRRILKGMGVALATLPLARLVAACGVGTDPIDDLDTGVSPDSGTGGLGWATGGTAAMTRAASYPDPFAAGIGTACALTCEATLGPCYATTVERQDISEGENGLPVRLALLVVDEQCEPIPGATVDIWHAGPGGLYSGEDASDFCTSGDAEARAARWFRGVQTTDAQGRVNFDTCFPGWYSSRTIHIHFTVRVNGSEFVTSQLFFDDALNDEVIDTQPLYDARGPRDTTNQNDTVISGDAVADYVFQTERMEDGAMLAWKTLVVRSSLADARCSVPGGNGGGGGPGGPPPGGGGGMGPPPDWDGGMGPPPGGEGVLP; from the coding sequence ATGAAAAGCGATGTCATGACCCGCCGGCGGATTCTCAAAGGCATGGGTGTGGCGCTGGCGACCCTTCCGCTCGCTCGCCTCGTCGCGGCATGCGGCGTGGGGACCGACCCCATCGACGATTTGGACACCGGGGTGTCTCCGGATTCGGGGACCGGCGGCTTGGGTTGGGCCACCGGCGGCACCGCCGCGATGACCCGGGCCGCGTCCTATCCGGACCCGTTCGCCGCGGGCATCGGGACGGCGTGCGCGCTCACCTGCGAGGCGACGCTGGGGCCGTGCTACGCGACCACCGTGGAGCGCCAGGACATCAGCGAAGGCGAGAACGGGCTGCCCGTCCGCCTGGCGCTGTTGGTGGTGGATGAACAGTGCGAGCCCATTCCAGGTGCGACAGTGGACATCTGGCATGCGGGGCCGGGGGGGCTGTATTCGGGCGAGGATGCCAGTGACTTCTGTACGTCAGGCGACGCCGAGGCCCGGGCGGCGCGGTGGTTCCGCGGCGTGCAGACCACGGATGCCCAGGGCCGGGTGAACTTCGATACGTGTTTCCCGGGGTGGTACAGCAGCCGCACCATTCACATCCATTTCACCGTCCGGGTGAACGGCAGCGAGTTCGTCACCTCGCAGCTCTTCTTCGATGACGCGCTCAACGACGAAGTCATCGACACGCAGCCGCTCTACGATGCTCGCGGGCCCCGGGATACGACGAATCAGAACGACACTGTCATCTCGGGCGACGCCGTGGCGGACTACGTGTTCCAGACCGAGCGCATGGAGGACGGCGCGATGCTGGCGTGGAAGACGCTGGTCGTTCGCTCGTCGTTGGCGGATGCGCGGTGCTCGGTGCCGGGAGGGAATGGCGGTGGCGGTGGTCCGGGGGGCCCTCCGCCGGGCGGTGGTGGCGGAATGGGGCCTCCTCCGGACTGGGACGGCGGCATGGGTCCGCCGCCCGGGGGCGAGGGCGTGCTTCCCTGA
- a CDS encoding sigma-70 family RNA polymerase sigma factor, which produces MAPPPTADLQASDPASDQALLRQVALGSAQAMREVYARCGGRCFAIALRLLPSRADAEEVMQEAFLEVWRRAREFDPARGGLEAWVTTIARTRAIDRVRSLGTMARVVEGVSHQGPPVSATPTAPDEAAGQGESRVRVLAALAQLPPEQREVVELAYFEGLSQREIAERTGDPLGTVKTRARLALEKLGGLLEVLRPQA; this is translated from the coding sequence ATGGCGCCTCCTCCCACCGCTGACCTCCAAGCAAGCGACCCGGCGTCGGACCAGGCGCTCCTGCGCCAGGTGGCCTTGGGCAGCGCCCAGGCGATGCGGGAGGTCTACGCGCGCTGCGGCGGCCGGTGCTTCGCCATCGCCCTGCGGCTCTTGCCGTCCCGCGCGGATGCGGAGGAGGTGATGCAGGAGGCCTTCCTGGAGGTCTGGCGCCGGGCCCGCGAGTTCGACCCGGCCCGGGGGGGGCTGGAGGCGTGGGTGACGACCATTGCCCGGACGCGCGCCATCGACCGGGTCCGTTCGCTGGGGACGATGGCGCGGGTCGTGGAAGGCGTTTCGCACCAGGGTCCTCCCGTCAGCGCGACGCCCACGGCACCCGATGAGGCCGCGGGGCAGGGCGAGTCGCGCGTCCGCGTCCTGGCGGCGCTGGCGCAGCTTCCTCCCGAGCAGCGCGAGGTGGTGGAGCTGGCCTACTTCGAGGGGCTCTCCCAGCGGGAGATTGCCGAGCGCACCGGTGACCCGCTGGGCACGGTGAAGACGCGGGCGCGGCTGGCGCTGGAGAAGCTGGGCGGCCTGCTGGAGGTGCTTCGTCCCCAGGCGTAG
- a CDS encoding alpha-1,4-glucan--maltose-1-phosphate maltosyltransferase, which yields MTERLGSVFIEGVSPELDAGRHAVKRVVGEQCTVRADVFKEGHDVLVAVIRWRQVTPKAQQTDWAEVPMRFLGNDRWEGEFPLRHNGRYEYTIEAWPDLFRTWTSELKRKVDVGRDVRSELLEGAALLEGAAKRARAAKQEDDARVLTEAATRMRQAPSPDLIAVALAPELATIASTYPDRTLARRYDKVPEVFADREKARFSSWYEFFPRSAKRDGVTHATFRDAEAWLPYVQQLGFDTVYLPPIHPIGRTARKGKNNSLTATADDVGSPWAIGATEGGHKAVHPKLGTLEDFRHFVQAAQNHGIEIALDLAFQCSPDHPYVKEHPEWFQQRPDGTIKTAENPPKRYEDIVNFDWMGPGRESLWAELESVVLHWVKQGVNTFRVDNPHTKPMQFWAWLIRRVQEAHPQVLFLSEAFTRPKVMKALAKVGFTQSYTYFTWRNFKGELQEYLEEITQPPVSDYFRGNLWPNTPDILPEFLQNAGAGAFRLRAALAGTLSSVWGMYCGYELCEGRPIPGKEEYTDSEKYQLVAWDLDRPGNIKDWIARLNTARRTHPALHQYGTLQFFTSNNDRILFYGKRTPDRSSLVLVAVSLDPYAAQEALLHVPLEWLGARPDETYQVHELMSDQRSLWQGPDVQVRLTPEQPAAIWAVHRFRRTENAFDYYE from the coding sequence ATGACTGAACGACTCGGAAGCGTATTCATCGAGGGAGTGAGCCCCGAGCTGGATGCGGGTCGTCACGCCGTGAAGCGTGTCGTCGGCGAGCAGTGCACCGTCAGGGCGGACGTCTTCAAGGAGGGCCACGACGTCCTGGTCGCCGTCATCCGCTGGCGGCAGGTGACGCCGAAAGCGCAGCAGACCGACTGGGCGGAAGTGCCCATGCGCTTCCTCGGCAATGACCGCTGGGAGGGAGAATTCCCCCTTCGCCACAACGGCCGCTACGAGTACACGATTGAAGCGTGGCCCGACTTGTTCCGGACCTGGACCTCCGAGCTCAAGCGCAAGGTGGACGTGGGCCGGGACGTGCGCAGCGAGCTGCTGGAGGGCGCCGCGTTGTTGGAAGGCGCCGCGAAGCGGGCCCGCGCCGCGAAGCAGGAAGACGACGCGCGGGTGCTGACCGAGGCCGCCACCCGCATGCGCCAGGCGCCTTCACCGGACCTCATCGCCGTGGCGCTGGCGCCGGAGCTGGCCACCATCGCCTCCACGTACCCCGACCGGACGCTCGCGCGGCGCTACGACAAGGTCCCCGAGGTGTTCGCGGACCGCGAGAAGGCGCGCTTCAGTTCCTGGTACGAATTCTTCCCGCGCTCGGCGAAGCGGGACGGCGTCACGCACGCCACCTTCCGCGACGCGGAAGCCTGGTTGCCGTACGTCCAACAGTTGGGCTTCGACACCGTCTACCTCCCGCCCATCCACCCCATTGGCCGCACGGCGCGCAAGGGGAAGAACAACAGCCTCACCGCGACCGCGGACGACGTGGGCAGCCCCTGGGCCATTGGCGCCACGGAGGGCGGGCACAAGGCCGTGCACCCCAAGCTGGGGACGCTGGAGGACTTCCGGCACTTCGTGCAGGCGGCCCAGAACCACGGCATCGAAATCGCGCTCGACCTCGCCTTCCAGTGCTCACCGGACCATCCCTACGTGAAGGAGCATCCGGAGTGGTTCCAGCAGCGGCCGGACGGCACCATCAAGACGGCGGAGAACCCGCCCAAGCGGTACGAGGACATCGTCAACTTCGACTGGATGGGGCCCGGGCGTGAGTCGCTCTGGGCGGAGCTCGAGTCCGTCGTGCTCCACTGGGTGAAGCAGGGGGTGAACACCTTCCGCGTGGACAACCCCCACACCAAGCCCATGCAGTTCTGGGCGTGGCTCATCCGCCGCGTGCAGGAAGCACATCCCCAGGTCCTCTTCCTGTCCGAGGCCTTCACCCGCCCCAAGGTCATGAAGGCCCTGGCCAAGGTGGGCTTCACCCAGTCGTACACGTACTTCACCTGGCGCAACTTCAAGGGCGAGCTGCAGGAATACCTGGAGGAGATCACCCAGCCGCCGGTGTCGGATTACTTCCGGGGCAACCTCTGGCCGAACACGCCGGACATCCTCCCGGAGTTCCTCCAGAACGCGGGCGCCGGCGCCTTCCGCCTCCGCGCCGCGCTGGCGGGCACGCTGTCCTCCGTCTGGGGCATGTACTGCGGCTATGAGCTGTGCGAGGGCCGCCCCATTCCCGGCAAGGAGGAGTACACCGATTCGGAGAAGTACCAGCTCGTCGCGTGGGACTTGGACCGGCCCGGCAACATCAAGGATTGGATTGCGCGCCTCAACACCGCGCGCCGCACCCACCCGGCCCTGCACCAGTACGGCACGCTCCAGTTCTTCACGTCGAACAACGACCGAATCCTCTTCTATGGCAAACGCACACCGGACCGCTCCAGCCTGGTCCTGGTGGCCGTGAGCCTGGACCCGTACGCCGCCCAGGAGGCGCTGCTGCATGTGCCCCTGGAATGGCTCGGCGCGCGGCCCGACGAGACGTATCAGGTGCACGAGTTGATGTCGGACCAGCGCTCGCTATGGCAGGGTCCCGACGTGCAGGTGCGCCTGACACCCGAGCAGCCCGCGGCAATCTGGGCCGTTCATCGCTTCCGCCGTACCGAGAACGCGTTCGACTACTACGAGTGA